A part of Candidatus Bathyanammoxibius amoris genomic DNA contains:
- a CDS encoding AsnC family transcriptional regulator, translating into MKLDNVDKKILQQIQSAFPITPRPFQTLAEQLSLEEPDVLRRIKAMVENKVIRRLAPIIDSKAMGNTGGLMAMKVPEDQIEEVAELINAYSSVSHNYLRKGRNKDIPYNIWFTMSAPDEEALGKNLAEIEDKTGLVVRNLPTTKKFKIGVKFNIYQGD; encoded by the coding sequence ATGAAACTGGATAACGTAGACAAAAAGATACTGCAGCAGATACAGTCTGCCTTCCCCATCACCCCGAGACCGTTCCAGACCCTGGCCGAACAGCTCTCTCTGGAGGAGCCGGACGTGCTCAGGCGGATAAAGGCAATGGTGGAAAACAAGGTGATACGCAGGCTGGCGCCGATTATAGACAGCAAGGCCATGGGCAACACCGGCGGCCTGATGGCCATGAAGGTCCCCGAAGACCAGATAGAAGAGGTGGCGGAGTTGATAAACGCGTACTCAAGTGTCTCACACAACTACCTCAGAAAGGGTAGGAATAAGGACATCCCGTACAACATATGGTTCACAATGTCCGCCCCCGACGAGGAGGCACTGGGCAAAAATCTAGCGGAGATTGAGGATAAGACCGGACTGGTCGTAAGAAACCTGCCCACCACAAAAAAGTTTAAGATAGGCGTAAAATTCAACATATACCAGGGAGATTGA
- a CDS encoding HIT family protein — protein MKECAFCKIVNGELPAVKLIEDKKAFAFLDINPVNHGHILVVPKKHYETIMDIPGRELGKVAEMIPALARAVAEYTEADGLNVFQTNKPCAGQTVPHVHFHIIPRRKDDGFHFGWRQGRYSEGEIDRMQWGILKALGE, from the coding sequence ATGAAGGAGTGCGCGTTCTGTAAGATTGTCAACGGTGAGCTGCCGGCAGTCAAGCTCATTGAGGACAAAAAGGCCTTCGCCTTTCTGGACATAAACCCTGTGAACCACGGCCACATCCTTGTTGTACCCAAAAAGCACTATGAGACGATAATGGACATCCCCGGCAGGGAGCTGGGCAAGGTGGCGGAGATGATACCGGCGCTGGCAAGGGCCGTTGCCGAGTACACCGAAGCAGATGGCCTGAACGTCTTCCAGACAAACAAACCCTGCGCCGGGCAGACCGTCCCTCACGTACACTTTCATATAATCCCGAGGCGCAAAGACGACGGGTTTCACTTCGGCTGGAGGCAGGGCAGGTATTCCGAGGGTGAGATAGACAGAATGCAGTGGGGCATCCTCAAGGCCCTTGGGGAGTAG
- a CDS encoding DUF255 domain-containing protein, translating to MKKDPPPGAEEHHFSPRPNQAHLINWHFWDDDAFNRARKEDKPVFLSISATWCHWCHVFDETTLSDTEVIKLLNREFIPIRVDADKNPHIQNRYLSGGWPTSAFLTPTGDTIASGTYMKPDDFKKLAQKVSMYYKAHKGKLYATIAHSKVKKSLDRESRQIPEGEPAKEIADHVVGIIKDMFDPVYGGFGNEPKFPQQEAIELLLAEYHTSGDKELLDMATKTLDSMMKSTLWDEVEKGFFRYSTRMDWSVPHYEKMLEGNAGFLKDYILGYQVTGKKDYRRVAEEIISYVDTSLSSPEGGFYGSQDADEEYYKLDGREKKTPPKVDTHIYSNWNGLVISQYIRAYQALGRKAYLDRAVKALEYLTARAHKTGTGMYHYTVNGEVKLSGLLVDQVYMADALISAYETTMNRKYLETATGIINRAIKDLWDPCRGGFFDIPEESARIGHLAFREKPLLENAQAVRVLNRLFYLTGKDNFHEFAGMALKTFLNSYRDYSIQAASYALAVIEYLNHPVQVTIIGPKEDARTLALHNEGLRFFLPWKVIQVLDPETDPLQLGPITYSPAEEPLAYGCREGACSPPMRTPAELRDFMKGKQ from the coding sequence GTGAAAAAAGACCCCCCACCCGGAGCGGAAGAACACCACTTTTCGCCCAGACCGAACCAGGCCCACCTTATTAACTGGCATTTCTGGGACGATGACGCCTTTAACCGGGCCCGGAAGGAAGATAAACCCGTCTTTTTGAGCATAAGCGCAACGTGGTGTCACTGGTGCCACGTATTCGACGAGACCACTCTGTCAGACACGGAAGTAATCAAGCTCCTTAACCGGGAATTTATACCCATCAGGGTCGACGCCGACAAAAACCCGCATATACAAAACCGCTACCTGTCGGGAGGCTGGCCCACCAGCGCGTTTCTTACACCTACAGGCGACACCATCGCCAGCGGCACTTACATGAAACCCGACGATTTCAAGAAACTCGCCCAAAAGGTAAGCATGTACTATAAAGCCCACAAGGGAAAACTCTATGCCACAATCGCACATTCAAAGGTAAAGAAAAGCTTGGACAGAGAGAGCCGGCAGATACCGGAAGGCGAACCTGCAAAAGAGATAGCCGACCATGTGGTCGGCATTATTAAAGACATGTTCGACCCTGTTTACGGGGGCTTTGGTAACGAACCAAAATTCCCACAACAAGAGGCCATTGAGCTGCTACTCGCCGAATACCACACGTCCGGCGACAAAGAACTCCTGGATATGGCAACAAAAACCCTGGACAGTATGATGAAAAGCACCCTCTGGGATGAGGTCGAAAAGGGCTTCTTCCGTTACTCTACCAGAATGGATTGGTCAGTACCCCATTACGAGAAGATGCTGGAAGGTAACGCCGGATTTCTTAAGGACTATATCCTTGGCTACCAGGTCACGGGCAAAAAAGATTACCGACGGGTTGCCGAAGAAATCATTTCTTACGTCGACACCAGCCTGTCTTCCCCTGAAGGCGGTTTCTATGGCAGTCAGGACGCGGACGAAGAATATTATAAGCTGGACGGCAGGGAGAAAAAAACCCCTCCGAAGGTTGATACACACATTTACAGCAACTGGAACGGCCTGGTTATATCTCAATACATACGCGCCTATCAGGCCCTCGGCCGGAAGGCGTACCTCGACAGGGCCGTTAAAGCCCTGGAATACCTGACGGCCAGGGCACACAAGACCGGAACAGGCATGTACCACTATACAGTAAACGGTGAAGTAAAGTTAAGCGGGCTTCTTGTAGACCAGGTATATATGGCAGACGCCTTGATCTCCGCCTACGAGACCACTATGAACAGGAAATACCTGGAGACCGCGACAGGCATAATAAATCGCGCGATAAAGGATTTATGGGACCCGTGCCGGGGAGGTTTCTTTGACATCCCCGAAGAAAGCGCCCGTATAGGACATCTGGCTTTCCGGGAAAAACCCCTCTTAGAGAACGCCCAGGCCGTACGGGTCTTGAACAGGCTGTTCTATCTTACTGGCAAAGACAACTTTCACGAGTTCGCAGGTATGGCCCTGAAGACCTTCCTTAATAGTTATCGGGACTACTCCATACAGGCCGCCTCTTACGCCCTGGCTGTTATAGAGTATCTTAACCACCCCGTCCAGGTTACAATCATAGGCCCTAAAGAGGATGCGCGCACCCTGGCCCTGCATAACGAGGGCCTGCGGTTTTTCCTGCCGTGGAAGGTCATTCAGGTACTCGACCCGGAGACGGACCCCCTGCAATTAGGCCCCATAACGTATTCACCCGCGGAAGAACCCCTGGCCTACGGGTGTCGTGAGGGCGCCTGCTCTCCACCAATGCGCACCCCCGCGGAATTAAGGGACTTTATGAAGGGGAAACAATAG
- the rplQ gene encoding 50S ribosomal protein L17, with product MRHRVKGRHLSRTSSHRVALRRNLAASLFTHGRIITTLPKAKEVKPFVEKLITLARKAVSKRDTDKAAYVHYYRMILSRLRDKEMVKKLVGEGKWREDGGIAQRYLTRNGGYTRIMRLSGSRLGVLTGGKVGKVPVLEYKMGGVNRKLRLVGNRLGDNADRVIFELVEGLGEEPKKEEAVEPKAEAPKVETKKTGRKRPQAAKAEATKAGAKAPKAKAAGQKAETVEIETKEVEAKEKEAKAGAKETRVEKAKEAKAPAAQKEQKEPEEQTGKKEEKE from the coding sequence ATGAGACATAGAGTTAAAGGGAGACATCTGAGCAGGACCTCCAGCCACAGGGTCGCTTTGCGCCGTAACTTGGCGGCCAGCCTGTTCACCCATGGCAGAATTATCACTACCTTGCCCAAGGCCAAGGAGGTAAAACCGTTTGTAGAGAAGCTCATTACCCTTGCGAGAAAAGCCGTCTCGAAAAGAGATACGGACAAGGCCGCCTATGTCCATTATTACCGCATGATCTTGTCAAGGCTGCGGGACAAGGAGATGGTGAAGAAGCTGGTGGGCGAAGGGAAATGGCGGGAAGACGGCGGTATAGCGCAGAGATATTTGACCAGAAACGGGGGCTATACCAGGATAATGCGTCTCTCCGGGAGCAGGTTGGGCGTGCTTACCGGTGGTAAGGTCGGCAAGGTCCCTGTACTGGAATACAAGATGGGGGGAGTAAACAGGAAGCTTCGCCTGGTGGGAAATCGTCTTGGTGACAACGCAGACAGGGTTATTTTCGAGCTGGTTGAGGGTCTGGGTGAGGAGCCTAAGAAGGAAGAGGCGGTCGAGCCAAAGGCCGAAGCGCCAAAGGTAGAGACCAAAAAGACCGGGCGAAAGAGACCACAGGCCGCAAAGGCCGAGGCGACAAAAGCCGGGGCAAAGGCGCCGAAGGCTAAGGCGGCAGGGCAAAAGGCTGAAACTGTAGAGATAGAGACCAAAGAGGTAGAGGCTAAAGAGAAAGAAGCTAAAGCCGGGGCGAAAGAGACAAGGGTAGAAAAGGCCAAAGAAGCAAAAGCGCCTGCGGCACAGAAAGAGCAAAAAGAGCCTGAAGAGCAGACCGGAAAGAAAGAAGAAAAGGAATGA
- a CDS encoding dual specificity protein phosphatase 23, with protein MPRNFSWLVADEIAGMAMPVSTVSDFEFLKEHDIDAIVSLTENSLNKPLLEEFGFEYKHVPVVDLSAPSLEQIDEFVEFSTRMKEMGKKVVVHCHAGIGRTGTMLACYLVHGGYSAKSAVKEVRKKRPGSIETPEQEEVIIRYAKKHSR; from the coding sequence ATGCCCAGGAATTTCAGCTGGCTTGTGGCTGATGAGATAGCAGGCATGGCGATGCCGGTCTCGACGGTAAGCGATTTTGAGTTCCTCAAAGAACACGACATAGACGCCATAGTCTCCCTCACGGAGAATTCCCTCAACAAGCCCCTTCTCGAGGAGTTCGGTTTTGAGTACAAGCACGTGCCCGTTGTAGACCTTTCCGCACCCTCTCTGGAACAGATTGACGAGTTTGTGGAGTTCTCGACCAGGATGAAAGAGATGGGCAAGAAGGTGGTGGTGCACTGCCACGCGGGTATCGGCAGGACGGGTACCATGCTCGCATGTTACCTTGTACACGGGGGTTACAGCGCCAAGAGCGCCGTCAAAGAAGTGCGCAAGAAACGCCCCGGCTCCATCGAGACCCCCGAACAGGAAGAAGTCATAATCCGCTACGCAAAAAAACACTCCAGGTAA
- a CDS encoding ubiquinol-cytochrome c reductase iron-sulfur subunit, translated as MTVEDITGAKRREVLGKGDLVTTWTTRRSFFIYAGWAIFLGTTLAFAAKMMSFTGFFIPKVLFEPSKKFPVGYPADFPDHSVVTIKARRVFIVREGNSFSAISMICQHLGCAVHWTEAKGVFECPCHGSKYYRDGVNFAGPAPRPLYHFEMHVSDNGKLMVDTSQIIERELALTI; from the coding sequence ATGACTGTAGAAGATATTACGGGGGCAAAAAGGAGGGAGGTCCTGGGAAAAGGGGATCTTGTAACTACCTGGACGACCCGTCGCAGTTTTTTTATATATGCCGGATGGGCCATTTTTCTGGGCACGACTCTGGCGTTTGCGGCAAAGATGATGAGTTTTACGGGTTTTTTCATCCCGAAGGTGCTGTTTGAACCCTCAAAGAAATTCCCCGTGGGATACCCGGCCGACTTTCCTGACCATAGTGTGGTGACAATTAAGGCCAGGAGGGTGTTTATCGTAAGGGAGGGTAATAGTTTTAGCGCCATCTCGATGATATGCCAACACCTGGGTTGTGCGGTGCACTGGACGGAAGCGAAGGGTGTCTTTGAGTGTCCGTGTCACGGCAGCAAATATTATAGGGACGGTGTGAACTTCGCGGGGCCGGCCCCCAGACCCCTGTACCACTTCGAGATGCACGTCTCCGATAACGGTAAATTGATGGTGGACACGAGCCAGATAATAGAGCGCGAGTTGGCATTGACTATTTAA
- a CDS encoding AsnC family transcriptional regulator → MADETDIKLLKQIQDGIPLTETPYRDIASALGLTEDDVISRLERLLEEKKIRRFAASVAHRKIGITSNAMTVWRVPPERVDEVGPVMAAFSEVTHCYERPTFPDWPYNVFTMIHGYTDGECERVIETIKEKTGLSDYVILYSEKEFKKTGTRI, encoded by the coding sequence ATGGCCGACGAAACCGACATAAAACTGCTGAAACAGATACAGGACGGCATCCCGCTCACGGAAACGCCGTACCGGGACATAGCGTCCGCGCTGGGGCTCACCGAGGACGATGTAATCAGCCGGCTGGAAAGGCTTCTTGAAGAAAAGAAGATACGCCGCTTCGCCGCGTCCGTCGCCCACCGCAAGATAGGTATAACGTCAAACGCCATGACCGTCTGGCGTGTGCCGCCGGAGCGTGTCGACGAGGTCGGGCCCGTGATGGCAGCCTTCTCCGAGGTCACCCACTGCTACGAACGCCCCACCTTCCCCGACTGGCCGTACAACGTATTCACCATGATCCACGGCTACACCGACGGGGAGTGTGAACGCGTAATTGAGACCATAAAGGAAAAGACCGGACTCAGCGACTACGTAATCCTCTACAGCGAAAAAGAATTCAAGAAAACAGGGACAAGGATTTAA
- a CDS encoding tetratricopeptide repeat protein yields MSEDPKKYLKRGDKLSDQSDYHAAIRYYNRALKIKPKYIEAWYGKGLALYHLDSYDEAIKYFDKVMKIKPKYALAGFGKCAALYRLGRYEEAIEYNDKVLKITGPKHPLPWYGKSIALYKLGRYKEAEQAARKAANLGEDVHGYANNWGDVLLKLKQYDEAENTYLRANELKETWHSHLGLAKVYIELGDELGEKDLYEDALENLNNILKLGIPGDKEDKLDYYFQRGYTNAKLGNWKEAERNFLECKEDPKAKRNIRRIKSRLKVDGPSSRKLVYGGWALAGVSVVVLSIFCVFFFISSKNIDSDLLKIIIPISLFFIAVGVCLPYIRSLKGPAGMGFEKEISIRPEFTPLELKLESPSL; encoded by the coding sequence ATGTCAGAAGACCCAAAGAAATATCTGAAACGAGGCGACAAGCTCTCTGATCAAAGTGATTATCACGCTGCCATACGGTACTACAACAGGGCGCTAAAAATCAAACCAAAGTACATCGAGGCATGGTATGGTAAAGGTTTAGCCTTGTACCACTTGGATAGCTATGATGAGGCCATTAAATACTTTGACAAAGTCATGAAGATTAAACCAAAGTATGCTCTAGCAGGGTTCGGCAAGTGTGCTGCCCTGTATCGGTTGGGCAGGTACGAGGAAGCTATTGAATACAACGATAAGGTATTGAAGATTACAGGCCCAAAACACCCCCTACCATGGTATGGCAAGAGTATAGCCCTGTATAAACTTGGCCGGTATAAAGAAGCAGAACAGGCAGCTAGAAAGGCGGCGAACTTAGGAGAAGATGTTCACGGATATGCTAACAACTGGGGAGATGTTCTTCTAAAGCTAAAGCAGTACGATGAGGCAGAGAACACATATCTTAGGGCCAACGAGCTTAAAGAGACGTGGCACTCTCATCTTGGACTAGCTAAGGTGTATATAGAACTTGGTGATGAACTTGGTGAAAAAGACCTTTACGAAGATGCCCTTGAGAACTTAAATAATATTCTCAAATTAGGCATTCCAGGAGACAAAGAAGACAAACTAGATTACTATTTTCAGAGGGGATATACGAATGCAAAGCTGGGGAACTGGAAAGAGGCGGAAAGGAATTTCCTGGAGTGTAAAGAAGACCCGAAGGCAAAGAGGAACATACGCAGGATAAAAAGTCGCCTCAAAGTCGATGGTCCCTCCTCAAGAAAACTCGTTTATGGAGGTTGGGCCCTTGCCGGTGTGTCCGTTGTTGTCTTAAGTATCTTTTGTGTGTTCTTCTTTATTAGTTCTAAGAACATTGATTCTGACCTTTTGAAGATAATAATACCAATATCTCTATTTTTTATCGCAGTAGGCGTCTGTCTACCTTACATCAGGTCATTAAAGGGTCCCGCAGGTATGGGATTTGAGAAAGAGATAAGTATCAGACCTGAATTTACACCACTCGAGCTCAAGCTTGAGTCACCGTCATTATAA
- a CDS encoding 4Fe-4S binding protein has protein sequence MNPSQTLQQEDKLSVLRKYKKYVTKDGRAILFTIKSCRGEEVDCPNLLNAPRPLARKITEKLDELSFNQRLFDKIPARILPHMTFKMAVAGCPNACSMPQIKDFGVIAQESVVVDTGCECNLCKKCLKACREGAITLNEDRTVIIDQEKCVDCGLCARVCPTGSIKIDRVGYAIVLGGKVGRHPRFATKLVDLATEKQVLKALEICAERILAEKGRNRYGFLKKASFHRELREALEEVA, from the coding sequence ATGAATCCAAGTCAAACACTACAACAAGAAGATAAATTATCCGTCCTCAGGAAGTACAAGAAGTACGTAACAAAGGACGGCAGGGCTATCCTCTTTACCATCAAGTCGTGCCGCGGTGAGGAAGTAGATTGCCCCAACCTGCTTAACGCGCCCAGGCCGCTGGCCCGGAAGATTACAGAAAAGCTGGATGAACTGTCTTTCAATCAAAGGCTCTTTGATAAGATTCCCGCCAGGATACTGCCTCACATGACCTTCAAGATGGCTGTGGCCGGTTGCCCCAACGCCTGCTCCATGCCGCAGATAAAGGATTTTGGGGTAATCGCGCAGGAAAGTGTGGTCGTCGACACGGGCTGCGAATGCAACCTGTGCAAGAAGTGCCTCAAGGCATGCCGGGAGGGGGCCATAACCCTGAATGAAGACCGGACCGTTATCATCGACCAGGAAAAGTGCGTGGATTGCGGCCTCTGCGCCAGAGTCTGCCCCACAGGCTCCATAAAGATTGACAGGGTCGGATATGCAATCGTGCTGGGCGGCAAGGTGGGTAGGCACCCTCGCTTTGCGACAAAACTTGTGGACCTGGCGACGGAAAAACAGGTGTTAAAAGCCCTTGAGATATGCGCGGAAAGAATTTTGGCGGAAAAAGGGCGAAACCGCTACGGCTTCCTGAAAAAGGCGTCCTTCCACAGGGAACTCAGAGAGGCACTCGAAGAGGTGGCCTGA